ttttatagtggtctcggaggctagggtttcagatgAATAATTCCATAgatggaaaggaattattcctccccgatttggaattgatttgattaattagggatttgatttattagggtaaatcaaatccctaattgtggtaggtatcaaatcaattcctaatttaattaggtaactcctcatttaattgggaattggggtaggaatcaaatcaattctcgACCCAATTAGgtaatattctatttaattaggtaatccccaattaaattgaataattcccaattaggtcaaataagcCTTAAATagaaggaattatttgacctagggttttgatttaattaggttcccacaaatgccccccagaTTCTGCGTGGCGTGTGacggcatgtaggagatgtggATTAACCGTTGGGCCATCCAACTGCAACTGGGCTTCCTTATTTGAATTGGGCTTTTGCGTGGAGGAGGCTTTTTACTCgggctgtccagctgtaactgggcTGGAGGTGCGCGATCTGCTGCTGGAGCAGGTGTTTGGGTCATCTTTTTTGTGGCTGATCCAAATTgcttcaattccttcttctttttgtgccACGAACTAGGATCAGTATGAGTCAAGGGGATCATGTGCGGAGCACGAACGTGCTGAAAGTCAGCGGCAGATAGGAAGAGGAGGTTGGTGACGGTCAGCTCGTTCTTCTCACCTACTGTGATGGTAATAAGTTGAACCTTTTGATCCATGgaattcttttttatgtatCTGACTAACTTCCATCTTCTGCTTGCAGGCTTGCAGAGAATGACATCTGCAAGAAACTCGATCTCAGCCCGAACATGACCAAGGTTCAGCAAGCTCTGAACATCCCTATCAGGTTCCTTGAATGGCATTAGTTGCTGAGGAAACATCAAAAGGAGGTTGGTGGTCTGCCCCCTGCCGGAGATGTTGGAAGATGGAAGCTGTATGGCTAGGAGCCTAGATGATCTGCTAGCTGAGCAGGTGGAGTCCTCGACCGAACTTCCTCATTCTGCCACGAGCAAGTCTTCTTTAAGGGGGGGTCTAATGTGTTGAGAAGATCCCCATGAGAGTTGCTCCTTTTTTATCTGCCGAGATCAAGCGCCTCGTCAACGCGAACAACAAGAAAGTCAATGTCATGCATAAGGTCTGGGATATTCTGCTCAAGTCTCTGCCCGAACTGGCCAAAGCCCGTGATCTGCCTTATAAGAAGGTTATTGAGAAACATGGTTTGGGTTGCCTGCGCTGATCCAAGGATCAAATTAAGAGGACTGTACCTCTATCCACGACCACTACTTGTCTATAATGCCACGAACAGTTAAGCGTGGAGCTGAATCAATGTAGCAAGTTGCAGCAAAGAGAGCTAAAGAGTCGTCTGCTCGAGCAAAATGTCCTTCAGTTACACGAACTGCCGATCCGGGAGTTGGTGATAGCTTTGCTAGTCAATTTTGGTACTCATGCTGAAGCCACAGAGGCGTTCAAGCATGAAATTGTTGCTAATGCATACAACCTGGGATACTTGGATTGCAGGAACGGTGCTCTTCCTTATTGCCCTCTCGAACATGAGGATGGTGAGTAGCTCTATCTCAACTTGCTACTCAAAGTGAGCAGATCAATGCTGTGAATGTAGAAGCAGTTGAAGAGCAGGTGGCAGCTGAAGCTGCAATGGAGGAAGACAACGCCAAAGGTGGTGCAGTTAAATTGTTAATCGGGACAAAATGTGAGCTACTACTAGTGAGCTGCAACTCGAGCAATGACCTTTTCTCGTTCTtgcgtatgtcggggacataacgcttgaaaaagactccattgagtttgtgcttcgATGAGCAGCTTTTCTGCAATAGAGGTAAGGCTTGTCGCCTGCGTGGAGTCGAGCTGGTAAGCTGCCACTCGAACAATGGCCTTCTTGTTGTGGTAAGATGTGAGCTGCTGCTAGTAAGTTGCAACTCGAACAATGACCTTTTTATTATAGCAAGATGTGAGCTACTACTGGTGAGCTGCAACTCGAACAATAGCCTTCTTGTTGCGGTAAGATGTTAGTTGCTGCTCGAACAATGGCCTTCTTGTTGCGGTAAGATGTGAGCTGCTGCTAGTAAGTTGCAACTCGAATAATGACATTCTTATTATAGCAAAATGTGAGCTACTACTGGTGAGCTGCAACTCGAGCAATGACCTTTTCTCGTTCTTCTTCGAGCGGATCACGATCGACCCATTTTCCTTATGCGCCTtccattattttcttgatGCAGTCCAGCACAATCTTGTTGGATGCTTCTGCTAGGTTTTCCTGGCATAGAACTTTTCCTTTGGCAAGTTTTCGTTGACCAGGTAGTCAATGATGGGGTTTTGCCAGCTAGGATCCTCGTCGATCTGCATCAGGTTCGGCTGCTCTGCCTCTTCTATGCTAGGCTGGTCAAGGTGCTTGACTAGGATGGAGTGTCTGAACTGGGTATCCAGCGCTGATCCTAAGCTTGCCAGTGCATCTGAGTGCGCGTTCTCTACTCGGGGCACCTGCTGAACGGTAAAGGTAGGAAACGCCTTCAACAGCTCTTGGACTTTGTCAAGGCACAAGATCATCCTTGGGTGCTTCGCCATGTATTCTCCTGATGCTTGACTTGTGATTAGCTGGGAATTTGAGTATATGGCCAACTTCTTGATTGATAGCTCCTTTGCTAAGCGCAAGCCAGCAAGCAGTGCCTCGTACTCTGCCTCATTGTTTGAAGCCAGGGAGGCAACTGTGATAGCTTGCTCTAATAGGGTTCCATCTGGGGTGACGATGACGACGCCTGCTCCAGCTACTTTTTGGTTCAACGCTCCAGCTACGCGTAACTGCCACATGTCTTTGGGTTGGTTAGGTTCCGTGGAGGTCTTGTTTACTCTCaaactttccttctttttgctgaccagcttctcttcttctgcTGATTGTGTGAATTCTGCAACAAAGTCTGCTAAGGCCTGAGCTTGTATTGCAGTCTTCGGCCGGTAGAGGAGGTCGTATTGGCTTAGCTCTATTGCGTACTTCATGAGTCGCTGATAAGCATCAGGGCTGTGGAGAattgatctcaaaggaaagtcAGTCATAACGATGACTCGGTGAGCTTGGTAATAATGTCGCAGCTTTCTCACGGAAACGACAAGGGCCAAAATGAGCTTATCCAATTTTGGGTAGCGAGTCTCTACatcgaggagagcttttgacgTGTAGAATATCAGATGTTGGGCCCCAAGTTCTTCTCGGATGAGAGCTGAGCTGATGGCCGAGTTGGACACTGCCAGGTACACGAACAAGTCTTCACCAGGAATTGGCTTCGAGAGCAGGGGAGGTGAAGTAAGGTAGGTTTTTAGACTCTGGAAAGCTACTTTGCATTCCTCGTcccacttgtctttttgccccttcttcaaagctttgaagaatggtCTGCACTTGTCGGTAGACTTCGAGAGGAATCGGTTGAGGGCTGTTGCTCTGCCCGTAAGACTTTGTATTTTCTTCACTGTGGAATGTGACTTCATCTCGGGAATGGCTTTGATTTGGCTTGGGTGTGACCTCGTTGTGTGACTAAGTACCCCAGGAATCAGCCCGATGATACACCAAAACGTGCATTTACTTGGATTCAGCTTCATGCGGTATTGACAGAGCAGGTTGAATGCCTCGATGAGGTTTTTGAGGTGGTCTCCACGCTTGGGGGCTTTGACCAGCATATCATCCACGTAGACTTTCATGGTTCTGTCGATCTGCTCCTTGAAAATCTTATTCACGAGCCTTTGATAGGTTGCTCCAGCGTTCTTCAACCCAAAGGGCATGACCTTGTAGCAGTAGGTCCCTCTCTCGATGATGAAAGAGGTCTTTGCCTTGTCATCGTCGTACATCATAATTTGAttatagccggagtaggcaTCCATGAATCTGAGCAGCTGGTTGCCGGAAGTTGAATCCACGAGCTGGTCGATCCTCGGCAATGGGAAGTTATCTTTAGGGCATGCTTTGTTGAGGTCGGTGTAATCGACGCACACTCTCCATTTgccattttcttgttttgccacCAGAACGACGTTGGCCAGCCATTCTGAGTAGAAGACCTCTTCAATAAATCCAGCGTCTAGAAGCTTGTCGATCTCGGCTTCAATGATTGCGACTCTCTCAGTAGCGAAGTTGCGTCTCTTCTGCACCACGGGCTTGCTGGCAGGGTTGACATGGAGGCGGTGGCAGATGATGTCTGGGTCGATGTCGGGCATGTCAGATGGTGACCACGCGAAcatgtctttgttgttttggagGAAGATGATCAGCTCCACCTTCTCGTCTGGGCTTAGGCGCGAGCCAATCCTCGCTTTCTTGTCTGGCTGGTTAGGATCGAGGGGTACTAACTCAACGTCTTCCTCAGGCTTCCAACCTTCTTCAAGGGAGCCTTCCGGGCGGATTCCCTCCTCTCGATCCTTCTTGTTTGGATTCTGGTACGAGCCGATATGCGCTTCTTTGTCTGGCTGGCCAAGATCAGGGGGTACTAACTCGACGTCATCCTCAGGCTTCCAATCCTTTTCAGGGGAGTCTTTCGGGCAGAATCTCGTTCGAGCCTGCTTGTTTGCTTGAGCCCTTGAGCTGTGCATCTTCTTGCCATGGCTTGGTCACTATTGATCTGCTCGATTCCGCCTCCAGGGATGGGGTAGCGAATCTTCTGGTGTAGAGCAGATGTGATGGCCTTGATCTTGCTGATCCACGGTCGGCCCAAGATTCCATTGTAGGGGAGATCTCGTTGATGACCATGAAGGTTTGAGAGCAGAGCACTAGGGGTGAGTGGACGTCAAGGTCGATCGTTCCAACAGTGATTGATGTGGCCCCATTGAAGCCGGTAAGCGACCTGGCAAGTTTGCTAATCTTGGGCTCCAATCCCATCTGTTGGATGACAGATAGTTGCAGGATGTTAGCTGCGCTGCCCTCATCCACATGAATTCGCTCGATCACAGCTTGTTCAATTTCAATGCAGATGACTAGCGCGTCATTATGCGGTAGGTCAAGCCCGATCAAGTCCTTCTTCTGGAAACCAATGATGGGTGTATCCACAATGACTGGTACTCCTGTTGTGACTTGGGAGACATAAGTTGCCTGCGCGATCTTCCTCTTTCGCTCCTTGGTAGTCAGCCCGGACTCCCGGGAGTCAGCTAGAATGGTGTTGATTCGAATGACCTTTTGGGGAGGCTCCTTGGCAGCCGCATCACGATCCTCGATCTGCTGAATGGCCCTCTTTGCGACGAATTCTGTGCAATGACCTTCTCTGACCAGCTCCTCAAGATGCCTTTTCCAAGCATTGCAGTTGTTGGTGTAATGTCCGTGCTCCCCGTGGAATGCACAGTATTTACTGGTGTCCCTCTTAGAGGGGTCTCCCTTCATGGGTGGCGGTCTCCTCACCCACGGCTTGTCCTTCACTTGAGCCAGGATCTGATGAATTGGGATAGCGAACTCAGTGAAGGTCCCTATTTCTGAGCTTCCCTCTCGGGGCCGCGATCTGNNNNNNNNNNNNNNNNNNNNNNNNNNNNNNNNNNNNNNNNNNNNNNNNNNNNNNNNNNNNNNNNNNNNNNNNNNNNNNNNNNNNNNNNNNNNNNNNNNNNtaaagtttcttttttggatgacagatttaaataaaataagaatataaaaacaacgactgtttttttttatgtcgtcgtttttagtcgtcttaagtaagactaagacgacgtaatatatttgttgagcgacgttgattgtaCGATTTAAGCGGCGGTTTTTGGTTCGGACCGccgttgattttaaaaatttattctataaatttgtcgctttcattcattttcgcggttaaaatttagggttccaagttcttcctctctcagagagactgtctctcacatctcaaagacaataatttggatgtctttctcaaagagaaattgagcttactcgcatcaaatctatgtccacaagaagaagcttgtcaactaaccttctcacttccttgatcaagcctgataggacacttagtgcttctgaatactccttgctttccatcaaaagagatgcaagcctggcctccactcgttgtcgaaggaaagttcgcttctcagggaaatctgaagatcagatgtgcctgaacctctgcttgattttctttactaagaagatccgtcagatttgtgatagcctcttcctttatccgtagagcttaagaagaagaagatgggtttcaagaatgcgataaagaatagaaatggcttcagatggcctctaaagcatgagcaatcgaatcagtagttgctgggagatatgatgaagacattgtcaatgcttttctcgtcttttatattaaggtagatttataattaccgacgtagattattttgttaaacgtcgttaagttTAATACAACCGGCGTGGATTTTATCAACTTCGAAataattgtctctctgatttcaaatctgtgtcatctgttaagattatgatgtggaacagagttccgtctggtaagatttcgtaacccttgggatcccaaaaaaatctgattatgtcggcggttttctatataaaccgtcgtggttatttcaattcttgtcattaagtagatctaccgacgtaggataagaaaatcaaagaaaaaaattgtaaaaaaaaattcttattaagacgacggtttaaattaaagttacgacgtataaaatgaataaatacgacgttaaatatttaaagataacgtcgtagaactatacgagaatgacgtcgatatatttatatttttcgtcgttgtaaattaatttaatacggcgatattttgtattttaaagtcgtggatttgtttgtaattatacggcgtcttatacgaaaacctcgtc
The window above is part of the Prunus dulcis chromosome 1, ALMONDv2, whole genome shotgun sequence genome. Proteins encoded here:
- the LOC117614554 gene encoding uncharacterized protein LOC117614554, with protein sequence MKGDPSKRDTSKYCAFHGEHGHYTNNCNAWKRHLEELVREGHCTEFVAKRAIQQIEDRDAAAKEPPQKVIRINTILADSRESGLTTKERKRKIAQATYVSQVTTGVPVIVDTPIIGFQKKDLIGLDLPHNDALVICIEIEQAVIERIHVDEGSAANILQLSVIQQMGLEPKISKLARSLTGFNGATSITVGTIDLDVHSPLVLCSQTFMVINEISPTMESWADRGSARSRPSHLLYTRRFATPSLEAESSRSIDWKPEDDVELVPPDLGQPDKEAHIGSYQNPNKKDREEGIRPEGSLEEGWKPEEDVELVPLDPNQPDKKARIGSRLSPDEKVELIIFLQNNKDMFAWSPSDMPDIDPDIICHRLHVNPASKPVVQKRRNFATERVAIIEAEIDKLLDAGFIEEVFYSEWLANVVLVAKQENGKWRVCVDYTDLNKACPKDNFPLPRIDQLVDSTSGNQLLRFMDAYSGYNQIMMYDDDKAKTSFIIERGTYCYKVMPFGLKNAGATYQRLVNKIFKEQIDRTMKVYVDDMLVKAPKRGDHLKNLIEAFNLLCQYRMKLNPSKCTFWCIIGLIPGVLSHTTRSHPSQIKAIPEMKSHSTVKKIQSLTGRATALNRFLSKSTDKCRPFFKALKKGQKDKWDEECKVAFQSLKTYLTSPPLLSKPIPGEDLFVYLAVSNSAISSALIREELGAQHLIFYTSKALLDVETRYPKLDKLILALVVSVRKLRHYYQAHRVIVMTDFPLRSILHSPDAYQRLMKYAIELSQYDLLYRPKTAIQAQALADFVAEFTQSAEEEKLVSKKKESLRVNKTSTEPNQPKDMWQLRVAGALNQKVAGAGVVIVTPDGTLLEQAITVASLASNNEAEYEALLAGLRLAKELSIKKLAIYSNSQLITSQASGEYMAKHPRMILCLDKVQELLKAFPTFTVQQVPRVENAHSDALASLGSALDTQFRHSILVKHLDQPSIEEAEQPNLMQIDEDPSWQNPIIDYLVNENLPKEKFYARKT